The following proteins are co-located in the Dehalococcoidia bacterium genome:
- a CDS encoding response regulator transcription factor: MSVDEKASNARRSKTVSILIVDDHPVVREGLRALMKARDIQVVGEAANGQEALELARRLQPDVVLMDIRLPDMDGFAATAAIKQELPRTAIIMVTSYESREYLERALEVGASGYVLKGMPREAYLEAIRTVRAGGSIIEASLLAQLVRQQRSQEEPADETARALASLSPREREVLRLIARGLTNKEIAQQIHYSLGTVKNVVRRIIDKLGVSDRTQAAVLAARAGLTEDR, from the coding sequence GTGAGCGTAGACGAGAAGGCCAGCAACGCCCGTCGCAGCAAGACCGTCAGCATTCTCATCGTCGACGACCATCCAGTGGTCAGGGAAGGGCTGCGGGCACTGATGAAGGCCCGCGACATCCAGGTGGTGGGTGAGGCCGCCAACGGACAGGAGGCCCTGGAGCTGGCCCGCCGTCTGCAGCCCGACGTGGTCCTCATGGATATCCGCCTGCCCGATATGGACGGCTTCGCCGCCACCGCCGCCATCAAGCAGGAGCTGCCCCGTACCGCCATCATCATGGTCACCAGCTACGAGAGCCGCGAATATCTGGAGCGGGCCCTGGAGGTGGGCGCCTCCGGCTACGTGCTCAAGGGCATGCCCAGAGAGGCCTATCTGGAGGCCATCCGCACCGTGCGGGCCGGCGGCTCCATCATCGAGGCGAGCCTCTTGGCCCAACTGGTGCGTCAGCAGCGGTCCCAGGAGGAGCCGGCCGACGAGACAGCGCGAGCCCTGGCCTCCCTCTCGCCGCGCGAGCGGGAGGTGCTGCGCCTCATCGCCCGCGGCCTCACCAACAAAGAGATAGCCCAGCAGATCCACTACAGCCTGGGCACGGTCAAGAACGTGGTGCGACGCATCATCGATAAGCTGGGCGTCTCGGACCGCACCCAGGCAGCCGTGCTGGCCGCCAGGGCCGGCCTCACCGAGGACCGCTAG